The Amycolatopsis sp. DG1A-15b genome contains the following window.
CCACCAGGGAGTTCGCGATCGCCGTGTTCGACAGGCCCTGGGCCATCAGGCCCAGGACTTCGGACTCGCGGGCCGTCAGCGCGTCCAGGGGGTTGCGGCGGCCGCGGGCCATCAGCTGGGCGATCACGTCCGGGTCGATCGCCGTGCCGCCGCCCGCCACGCGGCGGACCGCATCCAGGAAGTCCGCGACGTCCGCCACGCGCTCCTTCAGCAGGTAACCGACGCCGCCCGCGCCGCCCGAGAGCAGCTCCACCGCGTACGACTCCTCGACGTACTGCGACAGCACCAGCACCGGCAACCCCGGGATCTCCTTGCGCGCCGCCAAGGCCGCGCGCAAGCCCTCGTCGGTGAACGTCGGCGGCATGCGGACGTCGACGATCGCCAGGTCAGGACGATGTTCCTGCAGCGCACCGAGCAGGTCGTCCCC
Protein-coding sequences here:
- a CDS encoding response regulator transcription factor; translated protein: MRVVIAEDAVLLRAGVTRLLADEGIETVAAVDNGDDLLGALQEHRPDLAIVDVRMPPTFTDEGLRAALAARKEIPGLPVLVLSQYVEESYAVELLSGGAGGVGYLLKERVADVADFLDAVRRVAGGGTAIDPDVIAQLMARGRRNPLDALTARESEVLGLMAQGLSNTAIANSLVVSHGAVEKHIGNIFSKLGLEASAEEHRRVRAVLTYLGR